The region CCGCAAGGCTAAACCAATAGCCGTACTAAAACGTAAAGAATCTTCAAATGACAGCTGAGGCACTAAATCGACTATTTCTTTGGCATTATTCCACGGGTCACCAATAAAGACCGGTAAGTTTAACTGTCCAGATAAATATTCCACAAAACCAGGCAAAGAAGCTTGCCCACCACAAATCACAATTTTCTCAACTGGTTTTTCATAGTAATTAGACTCACTTTGTTCCGCCCTCCAAAACTCGATTACTCTTGTTAATTCATCTTTCAAGGAAGACATCATTGGGATGAGGGCAGTGAATACCTCCTCGTTATCTAAGGCTCGAGACAAGCCTTTGGTTTTTTTTAGCGTCTCTGCTTCTTTGGTTGTTATCTTTAAACTTCGTTCAATATTACGAGTCATGTCTCGACCACCGATATTAGATATTGTTGAAGTTAAGGCCACCACCCCTCTAGCCACTACCCCTAAACCGGTTCTTGTTTTACCAATATCTAAAATTAAAGTAGTGTCTCTATCGCCCGAGGCCAAGCAAGCCCTAGCTAAAGCTTGAGATTCTATTTCAAAAGCTAAAGGCATTAACCCGGCCTCCGACAAAACTGAAGCATAAACAGAAGCTTCCTTTTGAGGAAAAATAGAGACTA is a window of Candidatus Vogelbacteria bacterium DNA encoding:
- the pilM gene encoding type IV pilus assembly protein PilM gives rise to the protein MFSTFLKFFPTPRFLAIPAVGLDISDQSVKLVNISNTNQKLTLNYFAEVDLAPGVIESGVIKKPEILIESLIKLKKDYKFSAVVAALPEELAYIVRLSLPEMSPTEMKQAIELQLDQYVPLPIKDIIFDYELVDTPKAGPGGRDVVVSIFPQKEASVYASVLSEAGLMPLAFEIESQALARACLASGDRDTTLILDIGKTRTGLGVVARGVVALTSTISNIGGRDMTRNIERSLKITTKEAETLKKTKGLSRALDNEEVFTALIPMMSSLKDELTRVIEFWRAEQSESNYYEKPVEKIVICGGQASLPGFVEYLSGQLNLPVFIGDPWNNAKEIVDLVPQLSFEDSLRFSTAIGLALRAAYYKAK